From a single Ignavibacteria bacterium genomic region:
- a CDS encoding iron hydrogenase small subunit — protein sequence MNNDNIVHINGREIKIEGEKNLLEVIRKANIDLPTFCYHSELSVYGACRLCLVDVDGRGINSSCSMKPEPGMRIKTHTKELRDIRKINIELLLAAHKRECTSCVKSDSCKLLDIASRLGVEDVRFKQSTKNLGIDTSSPALMRDMDKCILCGDCVRACDEIQGIGVLDFAHRGSEAVVVPSFGKNLGEVECVDCGQCARVCPTAAITPKSDTEEVWKALDNPGKYVVIQIAPAVRVSLGEMFGYREGENVTGQMIASLKQLGFKKVYDTSFGADLTVMEEANEFLERINSGEKLPLITSCCPAWVKYAEQYQPEFLGNLSSCKSPQGMVGALIKNRIHDKLKMEKKDIISVSVMPCTAKKFEITRNSGPDKDVDFVITVPELARMIREAGIVFDELSPESFDMPLGFKTGAGIIFGNSGGVAEAVVRHLSATINGEDATISDVIELRGSTGIKKKKITVNGRDFAIAVVSGLKNAKALLAKVKSGEEHYDFIEIMACPAGCAGGAGQPVTHSEDTVAKRGKGLYETDKMLQLHNAHENPYIKELYNNFLETPGSHVAHELLHTHYKNRKRFEGGISLIQSGEEKKKISVCVGTSCFIKGSQKLLNRIVRHVSVEGLSEEFEVSATFCAENCDKGPTVVVEGELIHHCSFEEIRAKIDGLRS from the coding sequence ATGAATAACGACAATATTGTTCATATCAATGGACGCGAAATAAAAATAGAAGGGGAGAAAAACCTCCTCGAAGTAATCAGAAAAGCCAATATCGATCTTCCGACTTTTTGCTACCACTCGGAACTGAGCGTTTATGGTGCATGCCGCCTCTGCCTCGTGGATGTGGATGGAAGAGGAATAAATTCATCATGCTCTATGAAACCCGAACCGGGAATGAGGATAAAAACCCACACCAAAGAACTCCGGGATATAAGAAAGATAAACATCGAACTTCTTCTCGCAGCCCACAAAAGAGAGTGTACATCCTGCGTAAAAAGTGACTCGTGTAAATTGCTCGATATCGCCTCCAGACTCGGAGTAGAAGATGTCAGATTCAAACAGAGCACCAAAAACCTGGGAATCGACACTTCCTCTCCTGCCCTGATGAGGGACATGGACAAATGTATCCTATGCGGTGACTGCGTGAGAGCCTGCGATGAAATTCAGGGAATAGGTGTACTCGATTTTGCTCACAGAGGAAGTGAAGCCGTCGTGGTGCCTTCCTTCGGGAAAAACCTCGGTGAAGTGGAATGTGTTGACTGCGGACAGTGCGCACGGGTTTGTCCGACTGCCGCAATCACCCCGAAATCTGATACCGAAGAAGTATGGAAAGCTCTCGATAACCCCGGGAAGTATGTTGTTATCCAAATTGCCCCGGCAGTTCGCGTCTCACTCGGTGAAATGTTTGGATACAGGGAAGGTGAGAATGTAACGGGACAAATGATCGCTTCCCTGAAACAACTCGGATTCAAAAAGGTTTATGATACCTCTTTTGGAGCAGACCTGACGGTGATGGAAGAAGCAAATGAATTTCTCGAAAGAATCAATTCAGGTGAAAAACTTCCGTTGATTACTTCCTGCTGCCCGGCATGGGTGAAGTATGCAGAGCAGTATCAGCCCGAGTTTTTGGGGAATTTGAGCTCCTGCAAGTCACCACAAGGAATGGTTGGAGCCCTCATAAAAAACCGGATTCACGATAAACTGAAAATGGAGAAAAAGGATATTATCTCGGTTTCCGTGATGCCATGTACCGCCAAAAAGTTCGAAATAACCCGTAATTCCGGTCCTGACAAAGATGTTGATTTCGTAATTACCGTTCCTGAACTTGCCAGAATGATCCGCGAAGCAGGCATCGTGTTTGATGAACTGTCACCCGAATCATTCGATATGCCGCTCGGCTTCAAGACGGGCGCGGGGATCATTTTCGGGAACTCGGGAGGTGTTGCAGAAGCTGTTGTGAGACACCTGAGTGCCACAATAAACGGTGAAGACGCCACCATTTCCGATGTAATCGAACTTCGCGGCAGCACCGGGATAAAAAAGAAAAAAATAACAGTAAACGGCAGAGATTTTGCAATCGCAGTTGTAAGCGGACTTAAGAACGCCAAGGCCCTCCTCGCCAAAGTGAAAAGCGGCGAAGAGCATTATGACTTCATCGAGATTATGGCCTGTCCTGCAGGTTGTGCCGGCGGTGCAGGTCAGCCTGTCACCCACAGCGAAGACACCGTGGCAAAACGCGGAAAAGGGCTCTACGAAACCGATAAAATGTTGCAACTGCACAATGCACATGAAAATCCGTATATCAAGGAACTCTATAACAATTTCCTCGAAACTCCCGGCAGTCATGTTGCCCACGAATTGCTGCATACCCATTACAAAAACCGCAAGCGGTTCGAGGGTGGAATAAGCCTTATTCAAAGCGGTGAAGAGAAAAAGAAGATTTCTGTCTGTGTGGGTACTTCCTGCTTTATAAAAGGATCACAAAAGCTCCTTAACAGAATAGTGAGACATGTATCCGTTGAAGGACTCTCAGAGGAATTTGAGGTCTCTGCAACTTTCTGTGCAGAAAATTGTGACAAAGGACCCACAGTCGTTGTTGAAGGTGAGCTCATTCACCACTGTTCATTTGAAGAGATTAGGGCAAAGATCGACGGTCTTCGCTCCTGA
- a CDS encoding ABC transporter permease subunit, producing the protein MRNFIYSLFFNDRREFSLVDLFVVLCLVSLLYAGVQLAAYAPEYIAAPTISDSPSALPVYAFFSIMRMFAAYALSVLFTLVYGRVAAYNKKAEKFLIPVLDVLQSVPILSFLPVVVLSLTAVLPQGIAVEAGSIILIFTSQAWNMTFAWYQSLTTIPKDLQEAAEINKLNRWQRFRNLEFPFGTISFIWNSMMSWAGGWFFLMAAEIFTVGDKDFRLPGLGSFLHEASDKGNYTAIMYGVVTLILIIVILDQVIWRPLLAWSDKFKFEMTTGDDPPGSWFYSVIVNSNIVYSIKENILFPIGRKIDLFFSRRSKPVVPVEHSKASDLAAKIAVYFTGGIILIGLAGAGVMLVEVGPADWLEILLGVFATFLRVCAALLIAFMWTIPVGVLIATNKKVARFLQPMVQIFASIPATALFPVVLMFVITLPFGVNLASILLMLMGTQWYLLFNIIAGASAIPQDLKYTARLLHLGQIKKWKTLILPALFPYLITGAIAAGGGAWNASVVAEFVTFSGNTVSTIGIGSSIAKATAEGNFPKLLASTLVMVITVVLINRFFWRRLYHLAEDRFKLE; encoded by the coding sequence ATGCGCAACTTCATATACAGCCTCTTTTTCAACGACCGGCGCGAATTCAGTTTGGTCGATCTTTTTGTAGTGCTTTGCCTTGTTTCCCTGCTCTATGCCGGGGTACAGCTTGCCGCATACGCTCCCGAATATATAGCAGCACCGACCATTTCTGATTCCCCCTCAGCGCTGCCGGTTTATGCATTCTTCTCAATCATGAGGATGTTTGCAGCCTACGCACTGTCGGTACTCTTCACTCTTGTTTACGGCAGAGTTGCAGCATACAACAAAAAAGCCGAAAAATTTCTAATCCCCGTTCTCGATGTACTCCAAAGTGTTCCAATACTTTCATTTTTACCCGTGGTTGTCCTTAGCCTAACGGCTGTACTTCCGCAGGGAATTGCAGTTGAGGCAGGTTCAATTATCCTGATCTTCACTTCGCAGGCATGGAACATGACTTTTGCCTGGTACCAGTCGCTCACCACAATTCCGAAAGATCTGCAGGAAGCGGCGGAAATAAACAAACTGAACAGGTGGCAACGGTTTCGAAATCTTGAGTTTCCCTTTGGAACAATCAGCTTTATCTGGAACAGTATGATGAGTTGGGCGGGGGGCTGGTTTTTCCTGATGGCTGCCGAGATATTCACCGTGGGAGACAAAGATTTTCGACTTCCGGGTCTGGGTTCCTTCCTGCACGAAGCATCCGACAAGGGAAACTATACGGCAATTATGTATGGAGTAGTGACACTTATCCTGATAATCGTTATTCTCGATCAGGTGATATGGCGTCCCCTTCTTGCGTGGTCGGATAAATTCAAGTTTGAAATGACAACGGGCGATGATCCTCCCGGTTCATGGTTCTATTCTGTAATTGTAAATTCCAACATTGTTTACTCGATAAAAGAGAATATTCTTTTCCCGATTGGAAGGAAAATAGACCTCTTTTTTTCGCGGCGAAGCAAACCCGTAGTCCCGGTTGAACACTCAAAAGCCTCTGATCTTGCCGCAAAGATTGCAGTTTATTTTACAGGCGGAATTATTTTGATCGGTCTGGCAGGAGCGGGAGTGATGCTGGTCGAAGTCGGTCCGGCTGACTGGCTGGAAATTCTATTGGGTGTCTTCGCTACATTTCTCAGGGTATGTGCAGCATTGCTGATAGCTTTTATGTGGACGATACCTGTAGGGGTTTTAATTGCGACAAACAAAAAAGTGGCAAGGTTTTTACAACCAATGGTGCAGATTTTTGCGTCCATTCCCGCAACTGCCCTTTTCCCCGTGGTTTTGATGTTCGTCATTACACTTCCTTTTGGTGTAAATCTTGCGTCAATTCTTCTTATGTTAATGGGAACGCAGTGGTATCTTCTCTTTAATATCATCGCAGGTGCATCGGCGATTCCGCAGGATTTAAAATATACCGCGCGGCTCCTGCATCTTGGGCAGATAAAAAAATGGAAAACCCTGATACTTCCGGCACTTTTCCCTTATTTAATTACAGGTGCAATTGCAGCGGGAGGTGGTGCCTGGAACGCAAGTGTGGTTGCAGAGTTTGTAACCTTTAGCGGTAACACGGTTTCAACAATTGGCATCGGTTCTTCGATAGCTAAAGCAACAGCGGAGGGGAATTTCCCTAAACTGCTCGCATCGACACTCGTTATGGTAATAACCGTGGTTTTGATCAACAGATTTTTTTGGCGCCGTCTTTACCATCTGGCTGAAGACAGGTTCAAGTTGGAGTAG
- a CDS encoding redox-sensing transcriptional repressor Rex, protein MTKEIKQVPEPVLRRLPRYLQILHRMKEDGIKEVSSTKIADELSLDPTQVRKDIEFTGIVGRPKTGFLIPELIQAIESFLNWDNINDAFLAGAGSLGTALMGYPNFKSYGLNIVAAFDNNPGKTDGLIRDIPVIHIDKLTDLAQRMHIHIGIITVPAPQANAVAAMMVEGGIKAIWNFAPVQLRVPEGIIVENVLLHAGLSVLKRKLGQVLKDQL, encoded by the coding sequence ATGACCAAAGAGATAAAACAAGTTCCTGAACCCGTTCTGAGGAGACTTCCACGCTATCTGCAGATTCTTCACAGAATGAAAGAAGACGGTATAAAGGAAGTGTCGAGCACCAAAATTGCCGACGAACTTTCCCTCGATCCGACACAGGTGAGAAAAGATATCGAGTTTACAGGAATTGTCGGAAGACCTAAAACAGGTTTCCTGATTCCCGAACTGATTCAGGCAATTGAGAGCTTTTTAAATTGGGACAACATTAATGATGCCTTCCTCGCGGGTGCCGGAAGCCTGGGTACTGCCCTGATGGGTTACCCTAACTTCAAAAGTTACGGGCTGAACATAGTCGCAGCTTTTGACAACAACCCCGGGAAGACTGATGGTTTGATCCGTGACATCCCCGTTATTCACATCGACAAACTGACAGATCTCGCCCAAAGGATGCACATCCATATCGGAATTATAACAGTACCTGCCCCTCAGGCCAACGCGGTCGCCGCTATGATGGTTGAAGGGGGCATTAAAGCAATTTGGAATTTCGCCCCCGTGCAACTCCGGGTACCCGAGGGCATTATCGTTGAGAATGTTCTGCTACACGCAGGACTTTCGGTTCTTAAAAGAAAACTCGGACAAGTGTTAAAAGACCAGTTATAA
- a CDS encoding 4Fe-4S binding protein — translation MINTISENSYIFTNKAKCQDCYRCVRVCPVKAVGVSNGQAYVDEKRCIFCGECITECPQGAKYYRKDTDKVKELLESGEEVVAAVAPSFAGLLPPELIRRFPSALRLLGFSLVVEVAEGAYYTTKESLKSVSKGRGCISASCPAATAYTEKYRPELIDAIIPVPSPMIAEAKLIKRRRGLGSKTVFIGPCVAKKMEADSAEYKGLIDAVITMEELFDWFEERNIDLNKLEESGFDWEKHTGGESYCLSGGIVDTAGVCNTSEADETKIISVSGFERTLEALNIAGERGGKILIEPLVCSMGCINGPGIKSEVNILKRKLNVLAYAQSKKERGEPLVEEQLQLTTIFHDKSENFLSDFEEAKIKEILLQTGKYTKDDELNCGACGYESCRDKAKAVLAGMAETTMCIPYMRRFAERRADQIIDRTPNGIIVLDRTLSIISINEAFQKMFMCTGSSIGKHVSNIMDPDLFERIIGGGVDLIEETVTLSRYSLTTEAKIFRINDNAFVGIFVDITTRESEKKQLDTLRGETLKKAEELLEHQIKTAQFLAKILGEGTAKSEELLENLMKITEDESRKGSTNKSKWLWDIYTSK, via the coding sequence ATGATAAACACCATAAGTGAAAACTCATATATATTTACCAATAAGGCAAAATGTCAGGATTGCTACCGCTGTGTGAGGGTATGTCCTGTAAAAGCGGTCGGGGTAAGCAACGGTCAGGCATATGTGGACGAGAAGAGGTGTATTTTCTGCGGCGAGTGTATAACCGAATGTCCGCAGGGAGCAAAATATTACCGCAAGGACACCGATAAGGTCAAGGAGCTTTTAGAATCGGGAGAGGAAGTGGTGGCAGCGGTTGCTCCTTCGTTTGCAGGTTTGCTTCCGCCTGAACTTATCCGGAGGTTTCCTTCTGCTCTCCGGTTGCTTGGTTTTTCACTCGTTGTCGAAGTTGCTGAAGGTGCATATTATACTACAAAGGAATCGTTGAAGTCGGTCTCCAAGGGGAGGGGTTGTATCTCTGCTTCATGTCCCGCAGCAACTGCATATACCGAGAAGTACCGTCCCGAACTTATTGATGCCATCATTCCGGTGCCATCTCCGATGATAGCTGAGGCAAAATTGATAAAAAGGAGAAGAGGATTAGGGAGCAAGACAGTTTTTATCGGACCGTGTGTGGCAAAAAAGATGGAAGCCGACTCAGCAGAGTACAAAGGTCTGATTGACGCTGTGATTACAATGGAAGAGCTTTTTGACTGGTTTGAAGAGAGGAACATCGATCTGAACAAACTTGAAGAGAGCGGATTCGATTGGGAAAAACACACCGGTGGTGAGTCGTATTGTCTTTCGGGAGGTATTGTGGACACAGCCGGGGTCTGCAACACTTCGGAAGCTGATGAAACAAAAATAATCTCTGTTTCGGGCTTCGAGAGGACTCTCGAGGCGTTAAACATTGCAGGGGAAAGGGGCGGCAAGATACTGATTGAGCCTCTCGTTTGCTCGATGGGGTGCATAAACGGGCCCGGTATCAAGTCGGAAGTGAACATTCTGAAAAGAAAACTGAATGTACTTGCTTATGCTCAATCCAAAAAGGAGCGCGGTGAACCATTGGTGGAAGAGCAATTGCAGCTCACGACAATCTTTCACGACAAGTCGGAAAATTTTCTCAGCGATTTTGAAGAGGCAAAAATCAAAGAGATTCTTTTGCAAACGGGAAAATACACAAAAGACGACGAACTGAATTGCGGAGCCTGTGGCTATGAATCGTGTCGCGACAAAGCAAAAGCTGTTTTGGCAGGCATGGCCGAAACCACCATGTGCATCCCATACATGAGGAGATTTGCCGAAAGAAGGGCTGACCAGATAATTGACAGAACCCCTAACGGTATTATTGTTTTAGACAGAACCCTCTCGATAATCAGCATAAACGAAGCCTTTCAAAAAATGTTTATGTGCACCGGATCATCAATCGGGAAACATGTTTCCAATATCATGGATCCTGACCTCTTCGAGAGAATTATCGGCGGAGGTGTCGATTTGATCGAAGAAACAGTCACACTGTCGAGGTACAGTCTAACCACCGAAGCAAAAATTTTCAGGATAAATGACAATGCGTTTGTTGGCATTTTTGTGGATATAACGACCCGTGAATCTGAAAAGAAACAGCTTGACACTCTAAGGGGAGAGACACTTAAAAAGGCTGAGGAACTGCTCGAGCATCAGATAAAAACAGCTCAGTTTCTCGCAAAAATTCTCGGAGAGGGAACTGCAAAAAGTGAGGAACTGCTCGAAAATCTGATGAAAATTACCGAAGATGAAAGCAGAAAGGGATCAACAAATAAATCGAAATGGCTATGGGATATCTACACATCGAAATAG
- a CDS encoding NAD(P)H-dependent oxidoreductase subunit E — MQSTETGQAARKFAKVCEILEKYEYKSEKLIPVLQAVQEEYRYLPEDVLAFIATTLDISPARIYGVATFYSHFALAPKGKFVIKVCDGTACHVKGSLPLIDEIRKTLNLKPGKETTDDLLFTLETVSCLGACGIAPVVVVNDEVHSLMTPGKTTVMIEEIIGKEKLNDE; from the coding sequence ATGCAAAGCACAGAAACAGGACAAGCGGCAAGAAAATTTGCCAAAGTGTGCGAAATACTCGAAAAATATGAATATAAATCTGAAAAACTAATACCCGTATTACAGGCTGTACAGGAAGAATACCGTTATCTCCCCGAAGATGTTCTTGCTTTTATTGCCACAACTCTCGACATTTCACCGGCGCGCATCTACGGTGTCGCCACTTTTTACTCACATTTTGCTCTCGCCCCGAAAGGTAAATTCGTTATCAAAGTGTGCGACGGCACTGCCTGTCATGTTAAAGGTTCACTCCCTTTGATAGATGAAATAAGAAAAACCCTTAACCTGAAACCGGGGAAAGAAACAACCGACGACCTCCTCTTCACACTCGAGACCGTGTCGTGTCTGGGTGCCTGCGGAATTGCCCCCGTGGTTGTAGTGAACGACGAAGTACACTCACTCATGACACCGGGAAAAACCACTGTCATGATTGAGGAAATAATCGGCAAGGAGAAATTAAACGATGAATAA
- a CDS encoding 4Fe-4S binding protein: MNKTELNRIKEDFSKRYAQVNRRIIICAGTGCMANGALKISNEFKHITALMGLQLETELKQEENKFNLLTGSGCQGFCQMGPLVTVEPEGIFYVKVQPEDVAEIIQETVLNGRPVERLLYKGKPSDKICRTINDINFYKKQTRKVLHDCGNINPEDIEEYIHRGGYAAAEKALTEMSSEDVCKEILNSGLRGRGGGGFPTGRKWLMAMGEKNEKKYIICNGDEGDPGAFMDRSVMEGNPHSVVEGMIIAARATGADEGYVYVRLEYPLAVKRIKKAVETAEKYGILGKNIFGTDKNFTIHVMEGAGAFVCGEETALISSIEGKRGMPAPKPPFPAQCGLFGKPTIINNVETLASVPGIILNGAAEYRSLGTPESPGTKTFALTGHVVNTGLIEVPFGSTLRQIIFDIGGGVTDDDGNLDPDGFKAVQIGGPSGGCLTSEHLDLPLSFDSLRSIGAMVGSGGLVVMNKNTCMVKIAKYFMQFTQNESCGKCVPCREGTKQMLALLDDITEGKADEHTLEVLENLGRAITKASLCGLGKTAPNPVLSLMTSFREEMETHVMQKRCPAKKCKSLLTPVVIEEKCKGCGLCIKKCPVGAIRGEKKQPHFINESLCIKCGACVEACRLDAIAEGV, translated from the coding sequence ATGAATAAGACAGAGTTAAACAGAATAAAGGAGGACTTCTCCAAACGGTATGCGCAGGTTAACCGGAGGATTATTATTTGTGCCGGAACAGGCTGTATGGCGAACGGTGCCCTCAAAATAAGCAACGAATTTAAACACATTACAGCCCTTATGGGGTTGCAACTCGAAACCGAACTAAAGCAGGAAGAGAACAAGTTCAACCTCCTGACAGGAAGCGGTTGTCAGGGTTTCTGTCAGATGGGTCCCCTTGTAACAGTGGAGCCTGAAGGAATCTTTTATGTAAAAGTTCAACCCGAAGATGTGGCGGAGATTATTCAGGAGACTGTCCTTAACGGAAGACCGGTGGAAAGACTCCTTTATAAAGGGAAACCCTCCGATAAAATCTGCAGAACAATCAATGATATTAATTTCTACAAAAAACAAACGAGAAAAGTGCTCCACGACTGTGGAAACATCAACCCCGAAGATATCGAAGAGTACATTCACAGAGGTGGATATGCTGCTGCCGAAAAAGCACTCACTGAAATGAGCAGCGAGGATGTCTGCAAAGAGATTCTCAACTCCGGACTAAGAGGCAGAGGCGGTGGCGGATTCCCGACCGGAAGAAAATGGCTCATGGCAATGGGTGAGAAAAACGAAAAGAAATACATAATCTGCAACGGTGACGAAGGCGATCCGGGTGCATTTATGGACAGAAGTGTGATGGAGGGAAATCCCCACTCTGTGGTCGAAGGAATGATAATTGCCGCCCGTGCTACCGGTGCTGACGAGGGATATGTCTATGTTAGACTTGAGTACCCTCTCGCTGTTAAAAGAATTAAAAAAGCCGTTGAGACCGCCGAAAAATATGGCATTCTCGGAAAAAATATTTTTGGAACAGACAAAAATTTTACGATTCATGTAATGGAGGGCGCCGGTGCATTTGTTTGTGGCGAAGAAACCGCACTTATCTCTTCCATCGAAGGAAAACGGGGCATGCCCGCTCCCAAGCCTCCATTTCCTGCTCAATGCGGGCTTTTTGGGAAACCCACGATCATTAATAATGTGGAAACACTCGCTTCCGTTCCGGGAATTATTCTGAATGGTGCCGCTGAATACCGTTCTCTCGGAACCCCAGAGTCACCCGGTACAAAGACCTTCGCCCTTACGGGTCATGTGGTAAACACAGGCCTGATAGAAGTGCCTTTCGGTTCAACCTTGAGGCAGATAATTTTTGATATTGGCGGAGGTGTAACCGATGATGACGGGAATCTTGATCCCGACGGATTCAAGGCGGTACAGATTGGCGGACCCTCCGGTGGATGCCTTACAAGCGAGCACCTGGACCTCCCGTTAAGTTTCGACTCGCTCCGGTCGATTGGTGCAATGGTAGGTTCAGGCGGCCTTGTTGTAATGAATAAAAATACCTGCATGGTAAAAATTGCCAAATACTTTATGCAATTCACGCAGAACGAATCGTGCGGTAAATGTGTCCCCTGCCGCGAAGGAACAAAACAGATGCTCGCCCTCCTCGACGACATCACAGAGGGTAAAGCTGATGAACATACCCTCGAGGTTCTCGAAAATCTCGGAAGGGCAATCACCAAGGCATCACTTTGCGGACTCGGAAAGACGGCACCAAATCCCGTCCTCTCTCTTATGACCAGTTTCAGAGAGGAGATGGAAACACATGTGATGCAGAAAAGATGTCCCGCAAAGAAATGTAAAAGCCTCCTTACTCCCGTCGTGATCGAGGAGAAGTGTAAAGGCTGTGGACTCTGTATCAAAAAATGCCCCGTGGGTGCCATTAGAGGAGAGAAGAAACAACCCCACTTTATAAATGAATCGCTTTGCATCAAATGTGGTGCGTGCGTCGAAGCATGCCGCCTCGATGCAATTGCGGAAGGAGTGTAA
- a CDS encoding SpoIIE family protein phosphatase yields MGYLHIEIEVSQKAKKTGHPSGDVVKILRTEQHTTLILCDGLGSGVRANIFAEMAASRLKELLSTGFSLRKAFTNTVVTMEDAKRADLPYSAITIIRVLNDGLTTILSYETPLPVFLSGKTAYPLKGRVYNNGTAFITEINCVLNLGEGILAVTDGVTQAGIGKSFTHGWEVEGLTAHLNHLLKKGESFKHLPDLVRDEAVTHWGEKQGDDVSVALGFARKGRIVNVFTGPPADPSRDDEAFDSFFGNSGVKIVCGASTAKIAARFLNKPLSVNEDFSDSITPPDYEIEGVDLVTEGAVTLNQVYNIWDEDSRKLDADNPVTVLYSLLTAADRINFFIGSAKNPASDDISFAQMGILGREKIIPLIIARLKEEGKLVVEKRY; encoded by the coding sequence ATGGGATATCTACACATCGAAATAGAGGTTTCGCAGAAAGCAAAAAAAACAGGGCATCCCAGTGGTGATGTAGTTAAAATTCTTCGAACAGAACAACATACAACCCTGATTCTGTGTGACGGGCTCGGTTCCGGAGTCAGGGCGAACATTTTCGCGGAAATGGCAGCGTCACGACTTAAAGAATTACTGAGCACGGGTTTCTCTCTCCGCAAAGCATTCACAAACACAGTCGTTACCATGGAGGATGCCAAAAGGGCTGATCTTCCTTACTCTGCAATTACCATCATCAGGGTGCTCAACGATGGTTTGACCACGATTCTGTCGTATGAGACACCGCTTCCGGTATTCCTTTCGGGGAAAACAGCCTATCCGTTAAAAGGAAGAGTTTATAACAACGGAACCGCCTTTATTACGGAGATCAACTGTGTCTTAAATTTGGGAGAGGGAATCCTTGCAGTGACCGACGGGGTTACTCAGGCAGGAATCGGAAAATCTTTCACTCACGGATGGGAAGTTGAAGGGCTTACCGCACACTTAAACCATCTCCTGAAAAAAGGGGAATCGTTTAAGCATCTCCCTGATCTTGTCAGAGATGAAGCGGTGACTCACTGGGGAGAGAAGCAGGGGGACGATGTTAGCGTTGCTCTCGGATTTGCAAGAAAAGGTAGAATTGTAAATGTTTTTACCGGTCCACCTGCAGATCCCTCACGGGACGATGAAGCATTTGACTCATTTTTTGGAAATTCGGGGGTAAAAATTGTCTGCGGAGCTTCAACTGCGAAAATAGCAGCCCGGTTTTTGAATAAACCGCTCTCAGTAAATGAGGATTTCTCTGACTCGATAACCCCGCCCGATTACGAAATTGAAGGTGTCGATCTCGTTACCGAGGGAGCTGTCACACTTAATCAGGTTTACAATATTTGGGATGAAGATTCACGAAAACTCGATGCTGACAATCCGGTAACAGTGCTCTATTCTCTCCTTACTGCAGCGGACAGGATAAATTTTTTCATCGGGTCTGCCAAAAATCCGGCGTCCGATGACATTTCATTCGCTCAGATGGGAATACTTGGCAGGGAGAAAATAATTCCGCTTATCATCGCCAGGTTAAAAGAGGAAGGAAAACTGGTGGTGGAAAAACGTTACTAA